In Esox lucius isolate fEsoLuc1 chromosome 6, fEsoLuc1.pri, whole genome shotgun sequence, the following proteins share a genomic window:
- the ide gene encoding insulin-degrading enzyme isoform X4 gives MDLLLHLLVMLVSSLPLRMTDPAVKRVVSEIIRSPEDKRVYRGLEFTNGLKAVLISDPTTDKASAALDVHIGSLSDPGNISGIAHFCEHMLFLGTEKYPKENEYSQFLSEHAGSSNAFTSGEHTNYYFDVSHEHLEGALDRFAQFFLCPLFDESCKDREVNAVDSEHEKNLMNDAWRLFQLEKATGNPNHPFSKFGTGNKLTLETRPSKDGIDIRQELLKFHSTYYSSNLMGLCVLGRESLDELTAMVVKLFAEVENKNVPIPEFPEHPFQEEHLRQFYKVVPIKDIRNLYVTFPIPDLQKYYKSNPGHYLGHLIGHEGPGSLLSELKSKGWVNTLVGGQKEGAKGFMFFIINVDLTEEGLLHVDDIIFHMFQYIQKLRTEGPQEWVFQECKDLNTVAFRFKDKERPRGYTSKVSGLVHYYPLEEILAAEYLLEDFRPDLIEMVLDKLRPEYVRVAVVSKSFEGQTDRTEEWYGTHYKQEPISDEVLKKWGNADLNGKFKLPTKNEFIPTSFEIYPLEKDSPSTPTLIKDTAMSKVWFKQDDKFFLPKACLNFEFFSPFAYVDPIHCNMAYLYLELLKDSLNEYAYAAELAGLNYDLQNTIYGMYLSVKGYNDKQHILLKKIIEKMATFEIDEKRFDIIKEAYMRSLNNFRAEQPHQHAMYYLRLLMTEVAWTKEELKEALEDVTLPRLKAFIPQLLSRLHIETLLHGNITKESALGMMQMVEDTLMNQAQTKPLLPSQLIRYREVQVPDGGWYVYQQRNEVHNNCGIEIYYQTDMQTTHDNMLLELFCQIISEPCFNTLRTKEQLGYIVFSGPRRANGVQGLRFIIQSEKAPHYLESRVEAFLKAMERSVEEMSDEAFQKHIQALAIRRLDKPKKLAAECAKYWGEIISQQYNFDRDNIEVAYLKTMTKDSIMQFYRDLLAVEAPKRHKVSVHVLSREMDSCPVVGEFPAQNDVNLAPAPSLPQPTLVQDMTEFKRSLPLFPLAKPHINFMAAKL, from the exons ATGGATCTCTTACTCCATCTACTGGTCAT GCTTGTGTCCTCTCTGCCCCTCAGAATGACAGACCCAGCTGTGAAGAGGGTGGTCAGTGAGATCATCCGCTCTCCAGAGGACAAGCGTGTTTACAGAGGCCTAGAGTTTACCAATGGCCTGAAGGCTGTCCTCATCAGTGATCCCACCACAGATAAAGCTTCAGCAGCACTGGACGTCCACATAG GTTCCTTGTCAGACCCGGGGAACATATCAGGAATCGCCCACTTCTGCGAGCACATGCTCTTCTTGGGAACTGAGAAGTACCCCAAGGAGAATGAGTACAGCCAGTTTCTCAGCGAACACGCTGGCAGCTCCAATGCTTTTACCAGTGGAGAGCACACCAACTACTACTTTGATGTATCTCACGAGCACCTGGAGGGAGCCCTGGACAG GTTTGCTCAGTTCTTCCTGTGCCCTTTATTTGATGAGAGTTGTAAGGATCGGGAGGTAAATGCTGTGGATTCAGAGCATGAAAAGAACCTGATGAATGATGCATGGAGGTTGTTCCAATTGGAGAAGGCAACTGGTAACCCCAACCACCCATTCAGCAAATTTGGAACAG GGAACAAGTTGACTCTGGAGACGAGGCCATCTAAGGATGGCATCGACATCCGCCAGGAGCTCCTGAAATTCCACTCCACCTACTACTCCTCCAACCTCATGGGACTGTGTGTGCTGGGAAGAG AATCTTTAGATGAGCTCACAGCCATGGTGGTCAAGTTGTTTGCAGAGGTGGAGAACAAGAATGTGCCTATCCCAGAGTTCCCTGAGCACCCCTTTCAAGAGGAGCACCTCAGG CAATTCTACAAAGTGGTGCCTATCAAGGACATTAGGAACCTGTATGTGACCTTCCCCATCCCAGACCTGCAGAAGTACTACAAGTCCAATCCAGGCCACTATCTGGGGCATCTAATTGGCCACGAGGGCCCGGGAAGCCTGCTGTCTGAGCTCAAGTCCAAGG GCTGGGTCAATACACTGGTAGGAGGCCAGAAGGAGGGAGCCAAAGGCTTCATGTTCTTCATCATAAATGTGGATCTGACAGAGGAAGGACTCT tGCACGTGGATGACATCATCTTCCACATGTTCCAGTATATCCAGAAGTTGCGCACGGAGGGACCTCAGGAGTGGGTCTTCCAGGAGTGCAAG GACTTGAACACGGTTGCCTTCAGATTCAAGGACAAGGAGCGGCCGCGCGGCTACACATCCAAAGTGTCTGGATTAGTGCAC tATTATCCTCTGGAAGAGATTCTAGCAGCGGAGTACCTCCTGGAAGACTTTAGACCAGACCTCATAGAGATGGTCCTGGACAAGTTGAGGCCAGAATATGTCAG GGTTGCAGTTGTCTCAAAGTCGTTCGAAGGGCAAACAGACCGGACAGAGGAATGGTATGGAACGCACTACAAACAGGAGCCCATATCCGATGAAGTCCTCAAG AAATGGGGAAACGCAGATCTCAACGGCAAGTTCAAGCTTCCCACAAAGAACGAGTTCATTCCCACCAGCTTTGAGATCTACCCTCTAGAGAAGGACTCCCCGTCCACACCCACTCTTATCAAG GACACCGCTATGAGCAAGGTGTGGTTCAAGCAGGATGACAAGTTTTTCCTACCAAAGGCCTGCCTGAATTTTGAGTTCTTCAG CCCGTTTGCATATGTGGACCCGATACATTGTAACATGGCCTATTTGTACCTGGAGCTCCTAAAGGACTCCCTCAACGAGTATGCATATGCAGCCGAGCTAGCCGGCTTGAACTATGACCTCCAAAATACCATCTATGGGATGTAT CTCTCAGTAAAGGGCTACAATGACAAGCAGCACATCCTGCTGAAGAAGATTATTGAGAAAATGGCCACGTTTGAGATTGACGAGAAACGCTTTGACATCATCAAGGAGGCG TATATGAGGTCACTGAATAACTTCCGGGCTGAGCAACCCCATCAGCATGCGATGTACTACCTGCGTCTACTGATGACAGAGGTAGCCTGGACCAAAGAAGAGCTCAAGGAGGCTCTGGAAG ATGTCACTCTCCCCCGGCTCAAGGCCTTCATACCTCAACTGTTGTCACGGTTACACATCGAGACCCTTCTCCATGGCAACATCACCAAGGAG TCTGCCCTAGGGATGATGCAGATGGTCGAGGACACGCTCATGAATCAAGCCCAAACCAAGCCCCTCCTGCCGAGCCAGTTGATTCGCTACAGGGAGGTGCAGGTGCCAGATG GGGGCTGGTACGTCTACCAACAGAGGAATGAAGTGCACAACAACTGTGGAATCGAGATCTACTACCAAACTGACATGCAGACCACCCATGACAACATGCTGTTGGAGCTCTTCTGCCAGATCATCTCTGAGCCCTGCTTCAACACTCTCCGCACCAAGGAACAGCTGG GGTACATTGTGTTCAGTGGGCCACGCCGCGCTAATGGAGTCCAAGGTCTGCGCTTCATCATCCAGTCAGAGAAGGCCCCACATTACCTGGAGAGCCGTGTGGAGGCCTTCCTGAAGGCCATGGAGAGGTCTGTGGAGGAGATGAGCGACGAGGCCTTCCAGAAACACATTCAGGCTTTGGCTATCCGCCGCCTGGACAAGCCCAAGAAGCTGGCGGCCGAGTGCGCCAAGTACTGGGGCGAGATCATCTCCCAGCAGTACAACTTTGACAGAG ATAACATTGAAGTGGCCTATCTGAAGACAATGACTAAAGATAGCATCATGCAGTTCTACCGG GATTTGTTGGCAGTGGAGGCACCCAAGAGGCACAAGGTGTCTGTGCATGTCCTGTCTAGGGAGATGGACTCGT GCCCAGTTGTGGGAGAGTTTCCTGCCCAGAATGATGTGAACCTGGCCCCTGCACCGTCCCTGCCACAG CCTACGTTGGTGCAGGATATGACAGAGTTCAAGAGGAGCCTGCCACTCTTCCCTCTGGCCAAGCCCCACATCAATTTCATGGCTGCCAAACTGTGA
- the ide gene encoding insulin-degrading enzyme isoform X5, with protein MTDPAVKRVVSEIIRSPEDKRVYRGLEFTNGLKAVLISDPTTDKASAALDVHIGSLSDPGNISGIAHFCEHMLFLGTEKYPKENEYSQFLSEHAGSSNAFTSGEHTNYYFDVSHEHLEGALDRFAQFFLCPLFDESCKDREVNAVDSEHEKNLMNDAWRLFQLEKATGNPNHPFSKFGTGNKLTLETRPSKDGIDIRQELLKFHSTYYSSNLMGLCVLGRESLDELTAMVVKLFAEVENKNVPIPEFPEHPFQEEHLRQFYKVVPIKDIRNLYVTFPIPDLQKYYKSNPGHYLGHLIGHEGPGSLLSELKSKGWVNTLVGGQKEGAKGFMFFIINVDLTEEGLLHVDDIIFHMFQYIQKLRTEGPQEWVFQECKDLNTVAFRFKDKERPRGYTSKVSGLVHYYPLEEILAAEYLLEDFRPDLIEMVLDKLRPEYVRVAVVSKSFEGQTDRTEEWYGTHYKQEPISDEVLKKWGNADLNGKFKLPTKNEFIPTSFEIYPLEKDSPSTPTLIKDTAMSKVWFKQDDKFFLPKACLNFEFFSPFAYVDPIHCNMAYLYLELLKDSLNEYAYAAELAGLNYDLQNTIYGMYLSVKGYNDKQHILLKKIIEKMATFEIDEKRFDIIKEAYMRSLNNFRAEQPHQHAMYYLRLLMTEVAWTKEELKEALEDVTLPRLKAFIPQLLSRLHIETLLHGNITKESALGMMQMVEDTLMNQAQTKPLLPSQLIRYREVQVPDGGWYVYQQRNEVHNNCGIEIYYQTDMQTTHDNMLLELFCQIISEPCFNTLRTKEQLGYIVFSGPRRANGVQGLRFIIQSEKAPHYLESRVEAFLKAMERSVEEMSDEAFQKHIQALAIRRLDKPKKLAAECAKYWGEIISQQYNFDRDNIEVAYLKTMTKDSIMQFYRDLLAVEAPKRHKVSVHVLSREMDSCPVVGEFPAQNDVNLAPAPSLPQPTLVQDMTEFKRSLPLFPLAKPHINFMAAKL; from the exons ATGACAGACCCAGCTGTGAAGAGGGTGGTCAGTGAGATCATCCGCTCTCCAGAGGACAAGCGTGTTTACAGAGGCCTAGAGTTTACCAATGGCCTGAAGGCTGTCCTCATCAGTGATCCCACCACAGATAAAGCTTCAGCAGCACTGGACGTCCACATAG GTTCCTTGTCAGACCCGGGGAACATATCAGGAATCGCCCACTTCTGCGAGCACATGCTCTTCTTGGGAACTGAGAAGTACCCCAAGGAGAATGAGTACAGCCAGTTTCTCAGCGAACACGCTGGCAGCTCCAATGCTTTTACCAGTGGAGAGCACACCAACTACTACTTTGATGTATCTCACGAGCACCTGGAGGGAGCCCTGGACAG GTTTGCTCAGTTCTTCCTGTGCCCTTTATTTGATGAGAGTTGTAAGGATCGGGAGGTAAATGCTGTGGATTCAGAGCATGAAAAGAACCTGATGAATGATGCATGGAGGTTGTTCCAATTGGAGAAGGCAACTGGTAACCCCAACCACCCATTCAGCAAATTTGGAACAG GGAACAAGTTGACTCTGGAGACGAGGCCATCTAAGGATGGCATCGACATCCGCCAGGAGCTCCTGAAATTCCACTCCACCTACTACTCCTCCAACCTCATGGGACTGTGTGTGCTGGGAAGAG AATCTTTAGATGAGCTCACAGCCATGGTGGTCAAGTTGTTTGCAGAGGTGGAGAACAAGAATGTGCCTATCCCAGAGTTCCCTGAGCACCCCTTTCAAGAGGAGCACCTCAGG CAATTCTACAAAGTGGTGCCTATCAAGGACATTAGGAACCTGTATGTGACCTTCCCCATCCCAGACCTGCAGAAGTACTACAAGTCCAATCCAGGCCACTATCTGGGGCATCTAATTGGCCACGAGGGCCCGGGAAGCCTGCTGTCTGAGCTCAAGTCCAAGG GCTGGGTCAATACACTGGTAGGAGGCCAGAAGGAGGGAGCCAAAGGCTTCATGTTCTTCATCATAAATGTGGATCTGACAGAGGAAGGACTCT tGCACGTGGATGACATCATCTTCCACATGTTCCAGTATATCCAGAAGTTGCGCACGGAGGGACCTCAGGAGTGGGTCTTCCAGGAGTGCAAG GACTTGAACACGGTTGCCTTCAGATTCAAGGACAAGGAGCGGCCGCGCGGCTACACATCCAAAGTGTCTGGATTAGTGCAC tATTATCCTCTGGAAGAGATTCTAGCAGCGGAGTACCTCCTGGAAGACTTTAGACCAGACCTCATAGAGATGGTCCTGGACAAGTTGAGGCCAGAATATGTCAG GGTTGCAGTTGTCTCAAAGTCGTTCGAAGGGCAAACAGACCGGACAGAGGAATGGTATGGAACGCACTACAAACAGGAGCCCATATCCGATGAAGTCCTCAAG AAATGGGGAAACGCAGATCTCAACGGCAAGTTCAAGCTTCCCACAAAGAACGAGTTCATTCCCACCAGCTTTGAGATCTACCCTCTAGAGAAGGACTCCCCGTCCACACCCACTCTTATCAAG GACACCGCTATGAGCAAGGTGTGGTTCAAGCAGGATGACAAGTTTTTCCTACCAAAGGCCTGCCTGAATTTTGAGTTCTTCAG CCCGTTTGCATATGTGGACCCGATACATTGTAACATGGCCTATTTGTACCTGGAGCTCCTAAAGGACTCCCTCAACGAGTATGCATATGCAGCCGAGCTAGCCGGCTTGAACTATGACCTCCAAAATACCATCTATGGGATGTAT CTCTCAGTAAAGGGCTACAATGACAAGCAGCACATCCTGCTGAAGAAGATTATTGAGAAAATGGCCACGTTTGAGATTGACGAGAAACGCTTTGACATCATCAAGGAGGCG TATATGAGGTCACTGAATAACTTCCGGGCTGAGCAACCCCATCAGCATGCGATGTACTACCTGCGTCTACTGATGACAGAGGTAGCCTGGACCAAAGAAGAGCTCAAGGAGGCTCTGGAAG ATGTCACTCTCCCCCGGCTCAAGGCCTTCATACCTCAACTGTTGTCACGGTTACACATCGAGACCCTTCTCCATGGCAACATCACCAAGGAG TCTGCCCTAGGGATGATGCAGATGGTCGAGGACACGCTCATGAATCAAGCCCAAACCAAGCCCCTCCTGCCGAGCCAGTTGATTCGCTACAGGGAGGTGCAGGTGCCAGATG GGGGCTGGTACGTCTACCAACAGAGGAATGAAGTGCACAACAACTGTGGAATCGAGATCTACTACCAAACTGACATGCAGACCACCCATGACAACATGCTGTTGGAGCTCTTCTGCCAGATCATCTCTGAGCCCTGCTTCAACACTCTCCGCACCAAGGAACAGCTGG GGTACATTGTGTTCAGTGGGCCACGCCGCGCTAATGGAGTCCAAGGTCTGCGCTTCATCATCCAGTCAGAGAAGGCCCCACATTACCTGGAGAGCCGTGTGGAGGCCTTCCTGAAGGCCATGGAGAGGTCTGTGGAGGAGATGAGCGACGAGGCCTTCCAGAAACACATTCAGGCTTTGGCTATCCGCCGCCTGGACAAGCCCAAGAAGCTGGCGGCCGAGTGCGCCAAGTACTGGGGCGAGATCATCTCCCAGCAGTACAACTTTGACAGAG ATAACATTGAAGTGGCCTATCTGAAGACAATGACTAAAGATAGCATCATGCAGTTCTACCGG GATTTGTTGGCAGTGGAGGCACCCAAGAGGCACAAGGTGTCTGTGCATGTCCTGTCTAGGGAGATGGACTCGT GCCCAGTTGTGGGAGAGTTTCCTGCCCAGAATGATGTGAACCTGGCCCCTGCACCGTCCCTGCCACAG CCTACGTTGGTGCAGGATATGACAGAGTTCAAGAGGAGCCTGCCACTCTTCCCTCTGGCCAAGCCCCACATCAATTTCATGGCTGCCAAACTGTGA
- the ide gene encoding insulin-degrading enzyme isoform X2 has translation MLRCFSRQAQLTRQLHLAGDSFYYNQHYRLVSSLPLRMTDPAVKRVVSEIIRSPEDKRVYRGLEFTNGLKAVLISDPTTDKASAALDVHIGSLSDPGNISGIAHFCEHMLFLGTEKYPKENEYSQFLSEHAGSSNAFTSGEHTNYYFDVSHEHLEGALDRFAQFFLCPLFDESCKDREVNAVDSEHEKNLMNDAWRLFQLEKATGNPNHPFSKFGTGNKLTLETRPSKDGIDIRQELLKFHSTYYSSNLMGLCVLGRESLDELTAMVVKLFAEVENKNVPIPEFPEHPFQEEHLRQFYKVVPIKDIRNLYVTFPIPDLQKYYKSNPGHYLGHLIGHEGPGSLLSELKSKGWVNTLVGGQKEGAKGFMFFIINVDLTEEGLLHVDDIIFHMFQYIQKLRTEGPQEWVFQECKDLNTVAFRFKDKERPRGYTSKVSGLVHYYPLEEILAAEYLLEDFRPDLIEMVLDKLRPEYVRVAVVSKSFEGQTDRTEEWYGTHYKQEPISDEVLKKWGNADLNGKFKLPTKNEFIPTSFEIYPLEKDSPSTPTLIKDTAMSKVWFKQDDKFFLPKACLNFEFFSRYLYSDPLHCNMTYLFLRLLKDDLKEYTYAARLAGLVYGIASGMNAVLLSVKGYNDKQHILLKKIIEKMATFEIDEKRFDIIKEAYMRSLNNFRAEQPHQHAMYYLRLLMTEVAWTKEELKEALEDVTLPRLKAFIPQLLSRLHIETLLHGNITKESALGMMQMVEDTLMNQAQTKPLLPSQLIRYREVQVPDGGWYVYQQRNEVHNNCGIEIYYQTDMQTTHDNMLLELFCQIISEPCFNTLRTKEQLGYIVFSGPRRANGVQGLRFIIQSEKAPHYLESRVEAFLKAMERSVEEMSDEAFQKHIQALAIRRLDKPKKLAAECAKYWGEIISQQYNFDRDNIEVAYLKTMTKDSIMQFYRDLLAVEAPKRHKVSVHVLSREMDSCPVVGEFPAQNDVNLAPAPSLPQPTLVQDMTEFKRSLPLFPLAKPHINFMAAKL, from the exons ATGCTGCGATGTTTTAGCCGACAGGCCCAGTTAACGAGACAGCTTCATTTGGCGGGGGATAGTTTTTACTACAATCAACATTATAG GCTTGTGTCCTCTCTGCCCCTCAGAATGACAGACCCAGCTGTGAAGAGGGTGGTCAGTGAGATCATCCGCTCTCCAGAGGACAAGCGTGTTTACAGAGGCCTAGAGTTTACCAATGGCCTGAAGGCTGTCCTCATCAGTGATCCCACCACAGATAAAGCTTCAGCAGCACTGGACGTCCACATAG GTTCCTTGTCAGACCCGGGGAACATATCAGGAATCGCCCACTTCTGCGAGCACATGCTCTTCTTGGGAACTGAGAAGTACCCCAAGGAGAATGAGTACAGCCAGTTTCTCAGCGAACACGCTGGCAGCTCCAATGCTTTTACCAGTGGAGAGCACACCAACTACTACTTTGATGTATCTCACGAGCACCTGGAGGGAGCCCTGGACAG GTTTGCTCAGTTCTTCCTGTGCCCTTTATTTGATGAGAGTTGTAAGGATCGGGAGGTAAATGCTGTGGATTCAGAGCATGAAAAGAACCTGATGAATGATGCATGGAGGTTGTTCCAATTGGAGAAGGCAACTGGTAACCCCAACCACCCATTCAGCAAATTTGGAACAG GGAACAAGTTGACTCTGGAGACGAGGCCATCTAAGGATGGCATCGACATCCGCCAGGAGCTCCTGAAATTCCACTCCACCTACTACTCCTCCAACCTCATGGGACTGTGTGTGCTGGGAAGAG AATCTTTAGATGAGCTCACAGCCATGGTGGTCAAGTTGTTTGCAGAGGTGGAGAACAAGAATGTGCCTATCCCAGAGTTCCCTGAGCACCCCTTTCAAGAGGAGCACCTCAGG CAATTCTACAAAGTGGTGCCTATCAAGGACATTAGGAACCTGTATGTGACCTTCCCCATCCCAGACCTGCAGAAGTACTACAAGTCCAATCCAGGCCACTATCTGGGGCATCTAATTGGCCACGAGGGCCCGGGAAGCCTGCTGTCTGAGCTCAAGTCCAAGG GCTGGGTCAATACACTGGTAGGAGGCCAGAAGGAGGGAGCCAAAGGCTTCATGTTCTTCATCATAAATGTGGATCTGACAGAGGAAGGACTCT tGCACGTGGATGACATCATCTTCCACATGTTCCAGTATATCCAGAAGTTGCGCACGGAGGGACCTCAGGAGTGGGTCTTCCAGGAGTGCAAG GACTTGAACACGGTTGCCTTCAGATTCAAGGACAAGGAGCGGCCGCGCGGCTACACATCCAAAGTGTCTGGATTAGTGCAC tATTATCCTCTGGAAGAGATTCTAGCAGCGGAGTACCTCCTGGAAGACTTTAGACCAGACCTCATAGAGATGGTCCTGGACAAGTTGAGGCCAGAATATGTCAG GGTTGCAGTTGTCTCAAAGTCGTTCGAAGGGCAAACAGACCGGACAGAGGAATGGTATGGAACGCACTACAAACAGGAGCCCATATCCGATGAAGTCCTCAAG AAATGGGGAAACGCAGATCTCAACGGCAAGTTCAAGCTTCCCACAAAGAACGAGTTCATTCCCACCAGCTTTGAGATCTACCCTCTAGAGAAGGACTCCCCGTCCACACCCACTCTTATCAAG GACACCGCTATGAGCAAGGTGTGGTTCAAGCAGGATGACAAGTTTTTCCTACCAAAGGCCTGCCTGAATTTTGAGTTCTTCAG TCGCTACCTATACTCAGACCCCCTGCACTGCAACATGACCTACCTGTTTCTCAGATTGTTGAAGGATGATTTAAAAGAGTATACATATGCAGCCCGCCTTGCCGGGCTGGTCTATGGCATAGCCTCAGGGATGAATGCCGTCCTC CTCTCAGTAAAGGGCTACAATGACAAGCAGCACATCCTGCTGAAGAAGATTATTGAGAAAATGGCCACGTTTGAGATTGACGAGAAACGCTTTGACATCATCAAGGAGGCG TATATGAGGTCACTGAATAACTTCCGGGCTGAGCAACCCCATCAGCATGCGATGTACTACCTGCGTCTACTGATGACAGAGGTAGCCTGGACCAAAGAAGAGCTCAAGGAGGCTCTGGAAG ATGTCACTCTCCCCCGGCTCAAGGCCTTCATACCTCAACTGTTGTCACGGTTACACATCGAGACCCTTCTCCATGGCAACATCACCAAGGAG TCTGCCCTAGGGATGATGCAGATGGTCGAGGACACGCTCATGAATCAAGCCCAAACCAAGCCCCTCCTGCCGAGCCAGTTGATTCGCTACAGGGAGGTGCAGGTGCCAGATG GGGGCTGGTACGTCTACCAACAGAGGAATGAAGTGCACAACAACTGTGGAATCGAGATCTACTACCAAACTGACATGCAGACCACCCATGACAACATGCTGTTGGAGCTCTTCTGCCAGATCATCTCTGAGCCCTGCTTCAACACTCTCCGCACCAAGGAACAGCTGG GGTACATTGTGTTCAGTGGGCCACGCCGCGCTAATGGAGTCCAAGGTCTGCGCTTCATCATCCAGTCAGAGAAGGCCCCACATTACCTGGAGAGCCGTGTGGAGGCCTTCCTGAAGGCCATGGAGAGGTCTGTGGAGGAGATGAGCGACGAGGCCTTCCAGAAACACATTCAGGCTTTGGCTATCCGCCGCCTGGACAAGCCCAAGAAGCTGGCGGCCGAGTGCGCCAAGTACTGGGGCGAGATCATCTCCCAGCAGTACAACTTTGACAGAG ATAACATTGAAGTGGCCTATCTGAAGACAATGACTAAAGATAGCATCATGCAGTTCTACCGG GATTTGTTGGCAGTGGAGGCACCCAAGAGGCACAAGGTGTCTGTGCATGTCCTGTCTAGGGAGATGGACTCGT GCCCAGTTGTGGGAGAGTTTCCTGCCCAGAATGATGTGAACCTGGCCCCTGCACCGTCCCTGCCACAG CCTACGTTGGTGCAGGATATGACAGAGTTCAAGAGGAGCCTGCCACTCTTCCCTCTGGCCAAGCCCCACATCAATTTCATGGCTGCCAAACTGTGA